ACAATTTTAAACCCTGAAGCTGAAATTTTTTCTAATATTGCGCCTATATGCCCTTTTTCTACAGCATCTGGCTTTAGCATTGTAAATGTTCTATTTGTTGCCATTGTCTTATTTTAATTTTATTCAGTTATAATAATTTGATAAATAGGTCTTCATGAGCTTACAAAAAATAATTTTTCAGAAAACAAACTAACAAACCTCTTGTAATTTCGGTGCAAAAGTAAGGTATTATCATTAAAAAACAAGTCATTGAATTTTAAAAAAATTGTATCTTCGCCATCTATGAATAAACAAGATATTTCAAATATAAAACACCTATTATCAATCCCAAAAAAGATAGTAATTGTACCCCATAAAAACCCTGATGGTGACGCTATTGGCTCCACATTAGGACTGTATCATTATCTCACAAAAAACAATCATCAAGTACAAGTTATAACACCTAACGATTACCCGTTTTTTTTAAAATGGATTCCGAGTGAACAAAACATATTAAAATACGATTCACAAACAGAAGCTTGTGATAGTTTAATAAATGATGCCGATATTATTTTTACTTTGGATTTTAATGCATTGCACAGAGCTGGAAATATGGAAACCATTCTAGCTGCAAGTAAAGCTATTAAAATAATGATTGATCACCACCAAGCACCAGATGATTATGCTACATATGTGTTTAGCGACGTAAGCATGAGTTCTACTTGCGAAATGGTGTATCATTTTATTGATATGTTAGGTGATTTAAGCCTTATCGACACCAACATTGCTACATGTTTATATGTAGGTATTATGACCGATACAGGTTCGTTTAGATTTCCTTCAACCTCTAGTGAAACACATCGAATTATAGCCGATTTAATTGATAAAGGTGCTAATAATTCGGTAATTCATAATAACATTTATGACACAAATAGTTATAAAAGCTTGCAATTATTAGGCTGTGCTTTAACTAATTTAAAAGTTATTCCAGAATCTAAAACTGCTTACATAACACTATCTCAAGAAGAATTAAACCGGTACGATCACAAAAAAGGAGATACTGAAGGTATTGTGAATTATGGCTTATCATTAGATAATGTTGTTTTAGCTGCAATTTTTATTGAAGACAAACAAGAAGGTATTATCAAAATCTCTTTGCGTTCTAAAGGCAGTTTTTCTGTAAACGAAATGTCTCGGTCTCATTTTGAAGGTGGTGGCCATATAAATGCAGCTGGCGGAAAAAGCTCTTTATCTTTAAAAGATACCGTTGAAAAATTTATTAGTATATTGCCTAGTTATAATAAAGCCCTAAACAATGAATAAATTAGTCCTACTTGTTTTAATCTTACTAGCCGTTATTAGCTGTAAACAACCAGAAGCCAGACGCCCTGTTTCTGTAAGTTCCGGTTCTTTTATTAATGCTTCCGTAGAACGAAACAAAAAATTATATGCTCACGAACAATCTCAAATAGAGAAAATCATGAAGCAGCATAAAGACAATAACTATATCGCATCAGAAAGTGGTTTTTGGTATTACTACAATACCAAAGTTGAAATTGATTCATTTGAAACTCCTGAATTTGGAGACATCGTGAACTACGATTACAATGTAAAAGCACTAAACGGTAGCTTAATATATTCTAAAGAAGAACTTAAAACGCAAACCTATGCCATGGACAGAGAAGAGTTATTTACCGGACTTCGCGAAGGCTTAAAACTTTTAAAAACGGGTGAAACAGCTACTTTTTTATTTCCTTCTCAAAAAGCCTATGGTTATTATGGTGATGAACATAAAATAAGAAGCAACACCCCTTTAATATGTGAAGTTACCATACATTCTATTAATCAAAATCAAACAAATTAGTAATGACTCCTTTAAAACATTTTTTTAAAGCTTTATTAGTTACTGTTGTAATAGTAATTACATCTTGTAAAGCACAATACCCCGACCTAGAAGATGGTATTTATGCTGAATTTGTTACCACAAAAGGCATTATGGTAGCTAAATTAGCTTACGATAAAACACCTATTACTGTTGCCAATTTTGTGTCGCTTGCAGA
The genomic region above belongs to Mariniflexile litorale and contains:
- the gldI gene encoding gliding motility-associated peptidyl-prolyl isomerase GldI, translating into MNKLVLLVLILLAVISCKQPEARRPVSVSSGSFINASVERNKKLYAHEQSQIEKIMKQHKDNNYIASESGFWYYYNTKVEIDSFETPEFGDIVNYDYNVKALNGSLIYSKEELKTQTYAMDREELFTGLREGLKLLKTGETATFLFPSQKAYGYYGDEHKIRSNTPLICEVTIHSINQNQTN
- a CDS encoding bifunctional oligoribonuclease/PAP phosphatase NrnA; the protein is MNKQDISNIKHLLSIPKKIVIVPHKNPDGDAIGSTLGLYHYLTKNNHQVQVITPNDYPFFLKWIPSEQNILKYDSQTEACDSLINDADIIFTLDFNALHRAGNMETILAASKAIKIMIDHHQAPDDYATYVFSDVSMSSTCEMVYHFIDMLGDLSLIDTNIATCLYVGIMTDTGSFRFPSTSSETHRIIADLIDKGANNSVIHNNIYDTNSYKSLQLLGCALTNLKVIPESKTAYITLSQEELNRYDHKKGDTEGIVNYGLSLDNVVLAAIFIEDKQEGIIKISLRSKGSFSVNEMSRSHFEGGGHINAAGGKSSLSLKDTVEKFISILPSYNKALNNE